In Bacillus sp. S3, the sequence GGCGGGATTTGATTTTACGTATGGACGAATGGGAAAAGGGACGATGGAAACCTTACCATTTCATTCACGTGAAAAATTTACTTTTTCAGTCGTTCCTAAGTTTGTCCAGGATAATGAAAAGGTAAGCTCAACAAGAATTCGCCAGAATCTTAAAGAAGGTAGAACAATTGAGCTGCCAACACTTCTAGGAAGGTTTTATAGAACAACAGGAGTGGTCATTCATGGAGATAAACGCGGCAGAACAATTGGCTTTCCGACCGCAAATATTGAGATGTCAGCTGAGTATATTATCCCGCCCGTCGGCGTTTACGCAGTAAGAATGAAGGTTCAGCATGATTGGTATAACGGAGTTTGTAACGTTGGATATAAACCAACATTTAACAAGGAATCATTAAAATTGTCTGTTGAGGTTCATTTATTTGACTTTAATCAAGAGATTTATGGAGATGAAGTGGTAATCGAATGGCATCTTTACATTCGTAATGAACAAAAGTTTTCAGGGATCGAGCAGCTTGTTACACAAATAGAAAAAGATAAACAACAAACAATCGATTACTTTGAAAAAAATCGACAATCTTCCTGACATTGCCGCTAAAAAGTAGTTTTTCTTACAATATCATAAGGTTTTAACTTGCTTTTTGGCGTGAAAACATGTATTCTTAATTACGTATTAAAACAACCTTTGCTTGGCAAGTCGAGTCACCGACGCTTGCTCGGTAACAGGGGATATTAAAATTTGGAGGTGAACCTGGATGGCAATCACTCAAGAACGTAAAAATGAACTTATTAATGAGTACAAAACTCATGAGAACGACACAGGATCTGCAGAAGTTCAAATCGCTGTCCTTACTGAATCAATCAATAATTTGAACGAGCACTTACGCACACACAAGAAAGATCACCACTCACGCCGTGGTCTTTTGAAAATGGTTGGTAAACGTCGTAATCTTTTAACATTCCTTCGTAATAAGGATGTTCAACGTTACCGTGTGTTAATCAATAAGCTTGGTCTACGTCGTTAGTTTTCAGAAGCGGGATTTTTCCCGCTTTTTTGTTAGGTTTAAAACAATTAAAGAAATTTTTATACATATTTTTAAGACAGGACTAATTTGTGCATACTATAATTAATTTGATTGATAATATAAGCTTTTTTAGGCTTTTTTTATATGAATATAGATGAAAAACGATGATTACAGCGAATTATTTCGCATCATCCTCTAAGTGATTGGATAGAGAGGGGTAAAAATATGGAACAAACGAAACATGAATATTCGATGGATTGGGCTGGTCGTAAATTAACAGTTGAAATCGGCCAATTAGCAAAACAAGCAAACGGTGCGGTTCTAGTTCGCTATGGCGATACAGCTGTATTAAGTACAGCAACAGCTTCGAAAGAGCCGAAGAACCTGGACTTTTTCCCATTAACCGTAAACTATGAGGAGCGCTTATATGCTGTAGGGAAAATCCCTGGAGGGTTTATTAAACGTGAAGGGCGTCCAAGTGAAAAGGCAATTTTGGCGAGCCGCCTGATTGACCGTCCGATTCGTCCGTTGTTTGCGGATGGATTCCGTAATGATGTACAAGTCATTAGTATTGTAATGAGTGTTGATCAAGATTGTTCAACAGAAATGGCAGCAATGTTTGGATCTTCCTTGGCACTTAGTACTTCAGATATTCCATTTGAGGGTCCAATTGCCGGTGTTGTTGTTGGCCGGGTAAATAATGAATTTATCATCAATCCAACAGTTGACCAGGCTGAAAAAAGTGATATTCATTTAACAGTTGCCGGAACAAAAGATGCGATTAACATGGTTGAAGCAGGAGCGCTGGAAGTCCCTGAGGAAATCATGCTTGAAGCGATTATGTTTGGTCATAATGAAATCAAACGTTTAATTGAGTTCCAAGAGAAAATTGTCGCGGAGATTGGTAAAGAAAAAAGGGAAATCACCCTTTATGAAATTGACAAAGACCTTGAAACAGAAGTAAGAAATTTATGTGAAGCTGACATGGTAACGGCGATTCAGGTTCAAGAAAAGCATGCTCGTGAAGATGCAATTAAAGAAGTTAAGAATGTTGTTATTGCCAAATTTGAAGAACAAGAAGCAACAGACGAAGATATGAAGCAAGTGAAACAAATTTTGGACAAGATTGTTAAAGGGGAAGTACGCCGTTTAATTACTGTGGAAAAGGTTCGTCCGGATGGCCGAAAGATTGATGAAATCCGTCCATTATCTTCACAGGTTGGTATTTTGCCTCGTACACATGGCTCAGGATTATTTACCCGCGGGCAAACGCAGGCCTTAAGTATTTGTACTCTTGGGGCAATGGGTGACGTTCAGATTCTTGATGGATTAGGAATTGAGGAAGAAAAACGCTTTATGCATCATTATAACTTCCCATCCTTTAGTGTTGGTGAAACTGGACCAATCCGTGGACCAGGCCGACGCGAAATTGGGCACGGGGCACTTGGAGAAAGAGCGCTTGAGCCAGTTATTCCGTCTGAAAAGGATTTCCCATATACCGTCCGACTTGTTTCAGAAGTGCTTGAATCGAATGGTTCTACCTCACAAGCAAGTATTTGTGCAAGTACATTAGCGATGATGGATGCAGGTGTACCGATTAAGGCACCTGTTGCCGGTATTGCCATGGGACTTGTAAAATCAGGTGAACATTATACAGTTTTATCTGATATTCAAGGGATGGAAGACCATTTAGGAGACATGGATTTTAAAGTTGCAGGAACAGCAAAAGGCGTTACCGCATTGCAAATGGATATTAAAATTGCAGGTCTTTCCCGTGAAATATTAGAAGAAGCTCTGCAGCAGGCAAAAGTGGGAAGAATGCACATTTTGGATTCCATGCTTGCTACTCTTACAGAACCAAGAACAGAGCTATCCCAGTTTGCTCCGAAAATCTTAACAATGACAATCAATCCGGATAAAATTCGTGATGTCATTGGACCAAGCGGTAAGCAAATTAATAAAATTATTGAAGAAACTGGTGTTAAGATCGATATCGAGCAAGATGGTACCATTTTTATTGCTTCAACTAATCAAGAAATGAATCAAAAAGCGAAAAAGATTATTGAAGATCTTGTTCGTGAAGTTGAAGTGGGACAAATGTATCTTGGTAAGGTGAAACGAATCGAAAAGTTTGGTGCCTTTGTTGAAATCTTTGCCGGTAAAGACGGTCTTGTTCATATTTCTGAACTTGCTGAAGAGCGGGTAGGGAAAGTGGAAGATGTTGTGAAGATTGGCGACGAACTCTTAGTAAAGGTTACCGAAATTGATAAACAAGGCCGAGTTAACTTATCCCGTAAAGCTGTATTAAAAGAGACACGGGAAAAGGCAGAAGAAAAGCAATAATTAGAAATACAGAAATATGAAAATCTGAGTGAATGAAAAAGTCAGGGATTGCCCCTGACTTTTTCCATATAAGAAGTTAACTTTCCATCAGGAGCAAGCCGTTTTTTCTCTGTTCTACCTTGTCCCTTTTATACATAATCTGTATGGAAGGGGGAAAGGTAGATGAAAAAGGCTATTATTTTAATTGTTATTTGTTTGGCTGCGGTGATTACAGTGAACATCCCCATAGTGGATAAGTACGTTTCCGCGTTAAAAGAATCGGCCCTGCCGGCAGCAAAGCAGTCAGATCCTTTATATCAAAGTATAGTTAAAAATGCTTCTACATATGAACGTCCATTTTCCGATGCGAAGGTTGACACTGTCTGGAAGGCCATTCCCGGTTACAATGGACTCAAAGTTGATATTGCAGCTTCGTATAAAAAAATGAAGAGCAAAGGCGTATTTGATGAAAAGAAACTAGTATTTATCCAGACAAAACCAAAAGTTCATTTGCAAGATTTACCGCCTTCTCCGATTTATAAAGGTCACCCGGAAAAACCGATGGTGTCCTTCATTATTAATGTTGCATGGGGTAACGAATATTTATCGGATATGCTTGCAACCCTAAAAAATCATAATGTATCAGCAAGTTTTTTTCTTGAAGGGAATTGGGTCAAAAAGAATCCAGACCTTGCAAAAATGATTGTGAGCGCGGGCCATGAAGTAGGAAATCATTCCTACTCCCATCCAGATATGAAGCAGCTGACTGCCTCAAGGGCAAGGGAAGAAATGATCAAAACAAACGAAATTATCGAAGCAGCCACAGGGAAGAAATGTACATGGTTTGCCCCGCCCAGCGGAAGCTATCGGGATGAGACAATTACTATTGCAGCCGAACTAAATATGAAAACAGTAATGTGGACAGTAGATACGGTAGATTGGCGCAAGCCTGCTCCTGATGTCCTTATTAACCGTGTCATGTCTAAAATTGATAAGGGTTCAATGGTACTTATGCATCCAACTGAATCAACGGCAAAGTCACTTGACCGGTTGATCACCCTAATTGAGAAAAAAAATTTACAAATCGGTACGGTTACCGAATTAATGGATGAGGAAAGAATTATTAAATAATTTAAGTAAAATTCATCCGAAAAATTGGAGAAAA encodes:
- the ribF gene encoding bifunctional riboflavin kinase/FAD synthetase yields the protein MEVIKLNFPLNIDKDKIPQLAMALGYFDGVHRGHQQVILEAKRQAELKGLASAVMTFDPHPSVVLGKNKKHVQYITPLAEKMAIIEELGIDYLFIVHFTAEFAHLLPQEFIDQYVIGLNVHHAVAGFDFTYGRMGKGTMETLPFHSREKFTFSVVPKFVQDNEKVSSTRIRQNLKEGRTIELPTLLGRFYRTTGVVIHGDKRGRTIGFPTANIEMSAEYIIPPVGVYAVRMKVQHDWYNGVCNVGYKPTFNKESLKLSVEVHLFDFNQEIYGDEVVIEWHLYIRNEQKFSGIEQLVTQIEKDKQQTIDYFEKNRQSS
- the rpsO gene encoding 30S ribosomal protein S15; translation: MAITQERKNELINEYKTHENDTGSAEVQIAVLTESINNLNEHLRTHKKDHHSRRGLLKMVGKRRNLLTFLRNKDVQRYRVLINKLGLRR
- the pnp gene encoding polyribonucleotide nucleotidyltransferase codes for the protein MEQTKHEYSMDWAGRKLTVEIGQLAKQANGAVLVRYGDTAVLSTATASKEPKNLDFFPLTVNYEERLYAVGKIPGGFIKREGRPSEKAILASRLIDRPIRPLFADGFRNDVQVISIVMSVDQDCSTEMAAMFGSSLALSTSDIPFEGPIAGVVVGRVNNEFIINPTVDQAEKSDIHLTVAGTKDAINMVEAGALEVPEEIMLEAIMFGHNEIKRLIEFQEKIVAEIGKEKREITLYEIDKDLETEVRNLCEADMVTAIQVQEKHAREDAIKEVKNVVIAKFEEQEATDEDMKQVKQILDKIVKGEVRRLITVEKVRPDGRKIDEIRPLSSQVGILPRTHGSGLFTRGQTQALSICTLGAMGDVQILDGLGIEEEKRFMHHYNFPSFSVGETGPIRGPGRREIGHGALGERALEPVIPSEKDFPYTVRLVSEVLESNGSTSQASICASTLAMMDAGVPIKAPVAGIAMGLVKSGEHYTVLSDIQGMEDHLGDMDFKVAGTAKGVTALQMDIKIAGLSREILEEALQQAKVGRMHILDSMLATLTEPRTELSQFAPKILTMTINPDKIRDVIGPSGKQINKIIEETGVKIDIEQDGTIFIASTNQEMNQKAKKIIEDLVREVEVGQMYLGKVKRIEKFGAFVEIFAGKDGLVHISELAEERVGKVEDVVKIGDELLVKVTEIDKQGRVNLSRKAVLKETREKAEEKQ
- a CDS encoding polysaccharide deacetylase family protein; translated protein: MKKAIILIVICLAAVITVNIPIVDKYVSALKESALPAAKQSDPLYQSIVKNASTYERPFSDAKVDTVWKAIPGYNGLKVDIAASYKKMKSKGVFDEKKLVFIQTKPKVHLQDLPPSPIYKGHPEKPMVSFIINVAWGNEYLSDMLATLKNHNVSASFFLEGNWVKKNPDLAKMIVSAGHEVGNHSYSHPDMKQLTASRAREEMIKTNEIIEAATGKKCTWFAPPSGSYRDETITIAAELNMKTVMWTVDTVDWRKPAPDVLINRVMSKIDKGSMVLMHPTESTAKSLDRLITLIEKKNLQIGTVTELMDEERIIK